A part of Drosophila ananassae strain 14024-0371.13 chromosome 2R, ASM1763931v2, whole genome shotgun sequence genomic DNA contains:
- the LOC6506334 gene encoding cationic amino acid transporter 2 isoform X2: MVRQISPWKVLTRRKPLQADGNEGETKLNRVLGLWDLTALGVGSTLGAGVYVLAGQIAKDQAGPSVMISFAIAALASLLAGICYAEFGARVPKAGSAYVYSYVCIGEFAAFVIGWNLILEYVIGTASVCRGISLYLDSLLNDTLKTTFAEVAPMDVSFLGSYFDFLAFGLVVVFGVALAFGVETSTMANNFVTCLNIFILGFVIIAGALKADLANWTVDPASFTENSTFANVTIGVGGYFPFGFEGTLQGAATCFFGFVGFDAIATTGEEVRNPRKNIPQSILLSLLIIFLCYFGVSTVLTLMLPYYLQDANAPLPYAFEYVGWTVPMWIVTVGGLVGLLASLFGALFPLPRVMYSMAQDGLLFRFLGKVSPRFRVPVTGSIVAALFTATIAGLFDLAQLVSLLSIGTLLAYSVVAISIMLLRYMDYCEPEDNRGQKEGQATETTSLTSRTDRFTCGSVCKQLFNVHGLREPNAISSRIVGVLATVFCLLSLGLGVLIMQEHHSIASEEPWVLAVLVILIFLIFLVILLICLQPREVRSRLFRVPFVPVVPAISIFINIYLMLQLDSWTWIRFGIWMIIGLSIYFFYGLPNSYRELKRQRAGWQKLKYSDRL; encoded by the exons ATGGTTCGCCAGATCTCCCCTTGGAAGGTTCTCACCCGGCGCAAGCCCCTCCAGGCCGATGGCAATGAGGGGGAGACGAAGCTCAATCGGGTGCTGGGTCTCTGGGACCTCACGGCCCTCGGTGTTGGCTCGACCCTGGGAGCAGGGGTCTATGTTCTGGCCGGACAGATAGCCAAGGATCAGGCGGGTCCCTCGGTGATGATATCGTTTGCCATTGCGGCCCTGGCCTCCCTGCTGGCGG GTATTTGTTATGCAGAGTTTGGAGCTAGAGTTCCAAAAGCAGGATCTGCTTATGTTTATAGTTATGTTTGTATCGGGGAGTTTGCTGCCTTCGTCATTGGCTGGAATCTCATACTGGAATATGTTATTGGAACTGCCAGTGTTTGTAGGGGTATCAGCCTGTACCTGGACTCCTTGCTAAATGACACCCTGAAGACCACTTTCGCTGAGGTGGCCCCTATGGACGTTAGTTTCCTTGGCAGCTactttgattttttggccTTCGGCTTGGTTGTTGTGTTTGGAG tGGCCCTTGCCTTTGGCGTGGAAACATCAACAATGGCTAATAATTTTGTGACCTGtcttaatatatttattctgGGATTTGTTATCATAGCTGGAGCGTTGAAAG CTGACCTTGCCAACTGGACTGTGGATCCTGCCAGCTTCACGGAAAACTCGACCTTCGCAAATGTGACCATTGGAGTGGGTGGCTATTTTCCCTTTGGATTTGAGGGAACTCTCCAAGGAGCAGCCACTTGCTTCTTTGGCTTCGTGGGCTTTGATGCCATCGCCACCACCGGAGAAGAGGTCCGAAATCCGCGCAAGAACATCCCGCAGTCCATCCTACTCTCCCTGTTGATCATCTTCCTGTGCTACTTTGGAGTGTCCACTGTACTGACCCTGATGCTGccgtactacctgcaagatgCCAACGCACCGCTGCCCTACGCCTTCGAATATGTGGGCTGGACGGTACCCATGTGGATCGTTACGGTGGGTGGACTGGTGGGTTTGCTGGCCAGTCTTTTTGGAGCTTTATTTCCCCTGCCGAGGGTGATGTATTCGATGGCCCAAGACGGTCTTCTATTCCGGTTTCTGGGCAAAGTGAGTCCACGATTTCGAGTTCCAGTCACGGGCTCCATTGTAGCTGCTCTCTTCACGGCCACCATCGCAGGACTCTTCGATTTGGCCCAATTAGTAAGCCTTCTCTCCATTGGAACTCTTTTGGCCTACAGCGTGGTGGCCATATCGATAATGCTGCTGAGATACATGGATTATTGCGAGCCGGAGGACAATCGGGGCCAGAAGGAGGGTCAAGCTACGGAGACAACCTCTTTGACCTCGCGGACGGATAGATTTACGTGCGGGTCGGTGTGCAAGCAGCTTTTCAATGTTCATGGACTGCGGGAGCCAAACGCCATTTCCTCCAGGATTGTGGGAGTGCTGGCCACAGTGTTTT GTCTTTTATCCTTGGGTCTGGGTGTTCTGATAATGCAAGAACATCACTCCATCGCCTCCGAAGAGCCCTGGGTCCTCGCTGTCcttgttatattaattttcCTGATTTTTCTGGTCATCCTGTTGATTTGTCTGCAGCCCAGAGAAGTTAGAAGTCGACTCTTCCGAGTGCCCTTCGTACCGGTCGTTCCTGCCATCAgtattttcataaatatataCCTGATGCTGCAGCTGGATTCATGGACGTGGATACGCTTCGGTATATGGATGATTATTG GACTTTCTATATACTTTTTCTACGGACTGCCCAACAGCTACAGGGAACTGAAGCGCCAACGGGCTGGCTGGCAGAAGCTCAAATATAGCGATCGCCTCTGA
- the LOC6506334 gene encoding cationic amino acid transporter 3 isoform X1: MVRQISPWKVLTRRKPLQADGNEGETKLNRVLGLWDLTALGVGSTLGAGVYVLAGQIAKDQAGPSVMISFAIAALASLLAGICYAEFGARVPKAGSAYVYSYVCIGEFAAFVIGWNLILEYVIGTASVCRGISLYLDSLLNDTLKTTFAEVAPMDVSFLGSYFDFLAFGLVVVFGVALAFGVETSTMANNFVTCLNIFILGFVIIAGALKADLANWTVDPASFTENSTFANVTIGVGGYFPFGFEGTLQGAATCFFGFVGFDAIATTGEEVRNPRKNIPQSILLSLLIIFLCYFGVSTVLTLMLPYYLQDANAPLPYAFEYVGWTVPMWIVTVGGLVGLLASLFGALFPLPRVMYSMAQDGLLFRFLGKVSPRFRVPVTGSIVAALFTATIAGLFDLAQLVSLLSIGTLLAYSVVAISIMLLRYMDYCEPEDNRGQKEGQATETTSLTSRTDRFTCGSVCKQLFNVHGLREPNAISSRIVGVLATVFCLLSLGLGVLIMQEHHSIASEEPWVLAVLVILIFLIFLVILLICLQPREVRSRLFRVPFVPVVPAISIFINIYLMLQLDSWTWIRFGIWMIIGIPIFLACWYLYDCKNPQKRNPERVTYYKVLKGMEVISDKDNNCLSQESVLTLATQLKKSPSSSVDQIQNLSDVGDDLIEVKHANGKVFYVEDTRSENSTATLGDNGSPSRDDEQSVIAMLDDVLDAVEIQQSQLELEQERQQQMIFERHFSLDSEMYPSVIETVIVATVHSSSDDDETKSLTSLQPNRYEECKQVAQQMLEEMFNSEVFYEQLERVYEAKNVKAPEVGNAFKEPETVPIIKPQLQRLESQTSLKSQVSEIEDPLHSAKFKDRLSYIIMNSNAHKVKTPVKDGSGNGNKVEDEVEEEEPELLPQARPQLKQSKSETDVRRLMLKAISELKIGHNEAGNGDEAATGISATEAPLKSPSAPVADALASANNIPRPPKFDPVLYKTINSISLRKQRPTLNQEQSQSHIVDARNPALLPPESNPESELETRTEPESLEPLPFRAKLEAILQRGPSHRTQQHPDLVRRHRPQSTYIEMEAESGS; the protein is encoded by the exons ATGGTTCGCCAGATCTCCCCTTGGAAGGTTCTCACCCGGCGCAAGCCCCTCCAGGCCGATGGCAATGAGGGGGAGACGAAGCTCAATCGGGTGCTGGGTCTCTGGGACCTCACGGCCCTCGGTGTTGGCTCGACCCTGGGAGCAGGGGTCTATGTTCTGGCCGGACAGATAGCCAAGGATCAGGCGGGTCCCTCGGTGATGATATCGTTTGCCATTGCGGCCCTGGCCTCCCTGCTGGCGG GTATTTGTTATGCAGAGTTTGGAGCTAGAGTTCCAAAAGCAGGATCTGCTTATGTTTATAGTTATGTTTGTATCGGGGAGTTTGCTGCCTTCGTCATTGGCTGGAATCTCATACTGGAATATGTTATTGGAACTGCCAGTGTTTGTAGGGGTATCAGCCTGTACCTGGACTCCTTGCTAAATGACACCCTGAAGACCACTTTCGCTGAGGTGGCCCCTATGGACGTTAGTTTCCTTGGCAGCTactttgattttttggccTTCGGCTTGGTTGTTGTGTTTGGAG tGGCCCTTGCCTTTGGCGTGGAAACATCAACAATGGCTAATAATTTTGTGACCTGtcttaatatatttattctgGGATTTGTTATCATAGCTGGAGCGTTGAAAG CTGACCTTGCCAACTGGACTGTGGATCCTGCCAGCTTCACGGAAAACTCGACCTTCGCAAATGTGACCATTGGAGTGGGTGGCTATTTTCCCTTTGGATTTGAGGGAACTCTCCAAGGAGCAGCCACTTGCTTCTTTGGCTTCGTGGGCTTTGATGCCATCGCCACCACCGGAGAAGAGGTCCGAAATCCGCGCAAGAACATCCCGCAGTCCATCCTACTCTCCCTGTTGATCATCTTCCTGTGCTACTTTGGAGTGTCCACTGTACTGACCCTGATGCTGccgtactacctgcaagatgCCAACGCACCGCTGCCCTACGCCTTCGAATATGTGGGCTGGACGGTACCCATGTGGATCGTTACGGTGGGTGGACTGGTGGGTTTGCTGGCCAGTCTTTTTGGAGCTTTATTTCCCCTGCCGAGGGTGATGTATTCGATGGCCCAAGACGGTCTTCTATTCCGGTTTCTGGGCAAAGTGAGTCCACGATTTCGAGTTCCAGTCACGGGCTCCATTGTAGCTGCTCTCTTCACGGCCACCATCGCAGGACTCTTCGATTTGGCCCAATTAGTAAGCCTTCTCTCCATTGGAACTCTTTTGGCCTACAGCGTGGTGGCCATATCGATAATGCTGCTGAGATACATGGATTATTGCGAGCCGGAGGACAATCGGGGCCAGAAGGAGGGTCAAGCTACGGAGACAACCTCTTTGACCTCGCGGACGGATAGATTTACGTGCGGGTCGGTGTGCAAGCAGCTTTTCAATGTTCATGGACTGCGGGAGCCAAACGCCATTTCCTCCAGGATTGTGGGAGTGCTGGCCACAGTGTTTT GTCTTTTATCCTTGGGTCTGGGTGTTCTGATAATGCAAGAACATCACTCCATCGCCTCCGAAGAGCCCTGGGTCCTCGCTGTCcttgttatattaattttcCTGATTTTTCTGGTCATCCTGTTGATTTGTCTGCAGCCCAGAGAAGTTAGAAGTCGACTCTTCCGAGTGCCCTTCGTACCGGTCGTTCCTGCCATCAgtattttcataaatatataCCTGATGCTGCAGCTGGATTCATGGACGTGGATACGCTTCGGTATATGGATGATTATTG GTATACCCATATTCCTTGCATGCTGGTATCTGTACGATTGTAAGAATCCCCAGAAAAGAAACCCCGAGAGGGTGACTTACTACAAAGTCCTGAAGGGAATGGAGGTTATTTCGGATAAGGATAACAATTGCCTCTCCCAGGAGAGTGTTTTGACCTTGGCAACTCAATTAAAGAAGAGTCCGAGCAGCAGCGTGGATCAAATACAAAATCTGAGCGATGTGGGCGATGACTTAATCGAAGTGAAACACGCCAACGGAAAGGTATTCTACGTGGAGGATACCAGAAGTGAAAATTCCACAGCCACCCTGGGGGACAATGGGTCTCCATCCCGTGATGATGAGCAATCAGTTATTGCCATGTTGGATGATGTCCTAGACGCGGTGGAAATACAACAAAGtcagctggagctggagcaggaAAGGCAGCAGCAGATGATTTTCGAGAGACACTTCAGCCTGGATTCCGAGATGTATCCGAGTGTCATCGAAACGGTTATAGTGGCCACGGTTcacagcagcagcgacgacgatgAGACCAAGAGTCTGACTTCCCTGCAGCCAAACAGATACGAAGAATGCAAGCAAGTGGCCCAGCAGATGCTTGAGGAAATGTTTAATAGTGAAGTGTTCTACGAGCAGCTCGAAAGGGTCTATGAAGCTAAGAATGTAAAGGCCCCCGAGGTTGGGAATGCTTTTAAAGAACCTGAGACCGTACCGATAATTAAGCCTCAACTGCAGCGCCTGGAATCCCAGACGTCACTGAAATCCCAGGTCTCGGAAATTGAGGATCCGCTGCATTCGGCCAAGTTTAAAGACCGCTTAAGCTACATCATTATGAATTCCAATGCCCACAAGGTGAAAACGCCTGTAAAGGATGGGAGTGGAAATGGGAATAAGGTGGAGGATGAGGTTGAGGAGGAGGAACCAGAACTCCTGCCACAGGCAAGGCCGCAACTGAAGCAATCGAAAAGCGAGACCGATGTACGCCGGTTAATGCTCAAGGCCATCAGCGAACTGAAAATCGGCCATAATGAGGCTGGCAATGGTGATGAGGCCGCCACAGGAATATCCGCCACAGAAGCCCCTCTGAAATCTCCATCTGCCCCAGTGGCAGATGCACTTGCCAGTGCCAACAACATACCGCGTCCACCGAAATTCGATCCGGTACTGTACAAGACCATCAACAGCATTAGTTTGCGCAAACAGCGACCCACTTTGAATCAGGAGCAGAGTCAAAGCCATATCGTGGATGCCAGGAACCCGGCCCTCCTGCCACCGGAATCGAATCCGGAATCAGAATTGGAAACAAGAACGGAACCGGAGTCGCTGGAGCCGTTGCCATTCCGGGCGAAATTGGAGGCCATATTGCAGCGTGGTCCCTCGCACCGAACCCAACAACATCCGGACCTGGTGCGTCGCCACCGTCCGCAGTCCACTTATATAGAAATGGAAGCGGAAAGCGGCAGCTGA
- the LOC6506333 gene encoding bestrophin-4, producing MTVTYTSSVSTSSVVSNFLGLLLRWRGSIYKLVWHDLLAFMGLYFLLAVAYRFLMNEHGKKLFENISEYCTRNVGLIPLSFVMGFYVSIVMTRWWAQYSTIPWPDPVAILVSSNLHGYDDRARAMRRTILRYVCLCQVIVFSMISPRVKRRFPNYDQFIEAGFLLENEKTIIENLDGAFPKYPKHWMPIVWAASIVMRARSENKIRDDYAVKTIIDELNKFRGYCGFLLYYDWVSVPMVYTQVVTLAVYSFFLFTILGQQWTQNERSHIGESVVKWFPFLTILQFFFYMGWLKVAEVLINPFGEDDDDFELNWIIDRNITISYFVVDEMHQEHPELVKDQYWDEVFPNELPYKQHQMRSGPPEASTAHIDTESKSKDKKKGSVTTMSIGSEHSNVSTRSNRSRHRRLTPSFVPGPSTSGSFTDSFLLSIGQSRVAFSDTIIGSEQEHLGTESQDTMDFNELIEQRRRERRDRLRHRFMDMRQGTTRHASSGAPYRITVLHPPSDEAVGQEEADGDGSQGTIKGPPSKKPSATEKKPDEEK from the exons ATGACAGTGACCTACACCTCCAGTGTGAGCACCTCGAGTGTTGTTAGCAACTTTTTGGGATTACTTTTAAG ATGGCGCGGAAGCATCTACAAGCTTGTTTGGCACGATCTGTTGGCTTTTATGGGCTTGTACTTCCTTTTGGCAGTGGCCTATCGCTTTCTGATGAATGAACATGGCAAGAA GCTTTTTGAAAACATTTCCGAGTATTGCACGCGAAACGTGGGTCTCATACCTCTGTCTTTCGTGATGGGCTTCTATGTGTCCATCGTGATGACTCGCTGGTGGGCCCAGTACTCCACCATTCCATGGCCGGATCCGGTAGCCATCTTAGTCAGCTCTAACCTCCATGGCTACGATGACCGAGCCAGGGCTATGCGACGAACTATCCTGAGATACGTTTGCCTCTGCCAGGTGATTGTTTTCAGCATGATCTCCCCTCGTGTGAAGCGGCGATTCCCCAACTACGATCAGTTCATTGAAGCTGGCTTCCTGCTGGAGAACGAAAAGACCATTATTGAAAATTTGGATGGGGCCTTTCCGAAGTATCCGAAACACTGGATGCCCATCGTTTGGGCGGCTAGTATTGTGATGAGAGCCAGAAGTGAGAATAAGATACGCGACGACTACGCCGTAAAAACAATTATTGATGAATTGAACAAGTTTCGCGGATATTGTGGTTTTTTACTCTACTACGACTGGGTCAGTGTGCCAATGGTTTACACACAGGTTGTAACATTGGCAGTCTACTCCTTTTTTCTGTTCACCATCCTGGGACAACAGTGGACACAGAACGAACGCTCCCACATTGGGGAATCGGTTGTGAAGTGGTTTCCATTCCTGACCATTTTGCAGTTTTTCTTTTACATGGGCTGGCTCAAAGTGGCAGAGGTTTTGATTAATCCCTTCGGAGAGGATGATGATGATTTCGAG CTTAATTGGATTATTGATCGGAATATAACAATCTCGTATTTCGTAGTGGACGAAATGCATCAGGAGCATCCGGAATTGGTCAAGGATCAGTATTGGGATGAAGTTTTTCCAAATGAATTGCCATACAAGCAGCACCAGATGCGTTCAGGTCCTCCTGAAGCCTCTACTGCCCACATAGACACAGAATCGAAATCAAAG GACAAAAAGAAGGGCTCGGTCACGACCATGTCGATAGGGAGCGAACACAGTAACGTAAGCACCCGTAGTAACCGTAGTCGCCACAGGAGGCTCACCCCGAGTTTCGTGCCTGGGCCTTCTACCAGCGGAAGCTTTACGGACTCCTTTTTATTGAGTATCGGACAGTCGCGAGTGGCCTTCAGTGATACTATTATTGGTTCGGAACAGGAGCACCTGGGCACTGAGTCTCAGGATACAA TGGATTTCAATGAGTTGATAGAACAACGGCGTCGGGAGCGCAGAGATCGCTTGCGCCATCGCTTCATGGACATGCGTCAGGGAACTACACGGCACGCCTCTTCGGGAGCTCCTTACAGGATCACGGTGCTTCACCCACCATCCGACGAGGCCGTGGGCCAGGAGGAGGCAGACGGCGATGGTAGCCAAGGTACCATAAAGGGTCCCCCATCCAAGAAGCCTTCAGCCACTGAAAAGAAACCTGACGAGGAAAAATAG
- the LOC6493601 gene encoding bestrophin-4, whose product MTVSYTAEVATCRRFGCFWKLLIRWRASIYKIIWVDLLTFLTCFYFMAIVYRFGLRECDKVIFEDIVMYCHSYGNMIPLSFVLGFYVSIIVERWWSQYTTVPWPDPLAVYVSALVRGQDEHGRLMRRTIMRYMCLALTMVLSMISPVIKRRFPTYEELIEVGLLNTNEANIIRGMDVKFPKHPKYWMPIIWASSIVTRARKEGRIWDDFSLKSMIDELNKFRSGCNMLTHYDMISVPLVYTQVVTLAVYTYFFAAIFGHQWIDRESKTENYQNIVNYYFPLFSTLEFFFFMGWLKVAETLICPFGDDDDDFELNWVIDRNLQVSYLIVDEMHNDHPQLVRDQYWDEVFPNELPYLVEAERAEHPEASTARLPLAKHQVTVAATAPKSDETDWTEFDGEQEVDNELKIRFAPRQFKFSHSSISITDSLGGDTIDMGDEEGDEMKSQFSSQDDFELLKVEREKQRMDRQMQHAALTLELMRSEMGSDGSDNSSDSRSRGKEVQTDKSYTSQMKKEKQDEDKDKEEKKE is encoded by the exons ATGACTGTTTCCTATACCGCTGAGGTTGCAACTTGTCGTCGCTTCGGTTGCTTTTGGAAACTTTTGATCAG ATGGCGTGCAAGTATCTACAAGATTATTTGGGTGGATCTCCTAACGTTTTTGACTTGTTTCTACTTCATGGCCATCGTTTACCGCTTTGGTTTAAGAGAATGCGATAAAGT aatttttgagGACATTGTGATGTATTGCCACAGTTATGGCAATATGATTCCTCTCTCTTTCGTCCTGGGATTCTATGTTTCCATTATAGTGGAGCGCTGGTGGAGTCAGTATACTACTGTCCCCTGGCCTGATCCTTTGGCGGTGTACGTTAGTGCCTTGGTCCGGGGCCAGGACGAGCATGGTCGTCTGATGAGACGCACAATCATGCGGTACATGTGTCTGGCCTTGACCATGGTTCTATCAATGATCTCGCCGGTAATCAAAAGACGCTTTCCGACCTACGAAGAGCTAATCGAAGTGGGTCTACTGAATACCAACGAGGCCAATATAATCAGAGGTATGGACGTCAAGTTTCCCAAGCATCCAAAGTACTGGATGCCCATTATTTGGGCCAGCAGTATTGTGACGAGAGCTCGAAAGGAGGGACGCATTTGGGACGATTTCTCACTGAAGTCCATGATTGATGAGCTTAATAAATTTCGATCTGGATGCAATATGCTTACTCATTACGACATGATCTCTGTTCCTTTAGTTTACACACAG GTTGTGACTCTGGCTGTGTACACCTACTTTTTCGCCGCCATTTTTGGCCATCAGTGGATCGACAGAGAGTCGAAAACcgagaactatcagaatataGTGAACTACTACTTTCCGCTCTTTTCCACCTTGGAGTTTTTCTTCTTTATGGGCTGGCTGAAAGTGGCCGAAACTTTGATTTGTCCCTTtggcgacgacgacgatgactTCGAGCTCAACTGGGTGATCGACCGAAATCTCCAAGTCAGTTACCTAATCGTGGATGAGATGCACAACGATCACCCGCAACTGGTGAGGGATCAGTACTGGGACGAGGTGTTCCCGAACGAACTGCCCTATCTGGTGGAAGCCGAGAGGGCGGAGCATCCGGAAGCGTCCACCGCTAGGTTGCCCCTGGCCAAACATCAAGTCACTGTTGCGGCGACGGCCCCCAAAAGTGACGAAACCGACTGGACCGAGTTTGATGGTGAGCAAGAGGTCGACAACGAACTAAAGATCCGATTCGCCCCGCGCCAGTTCAAATTCAGCCACAGCTCCATTTCGATTACGGACAGTCTGGGTGGCGACACCATTGACATGGGAGACGAGGAGGGCGACGAGATGAAGAGCCAGTTCTCCAGCCAGGATGATTTCGAGCTCCTCAAGGTGGAGCGAGAGAAACAACGCATGGACCGGCAGATGCAGCACGCCGCCCTCACCTTGGAACTGATGAGAAGCGAAATGGGCTCAGATGGATCAGATAATAGCTCGGACTCCAGGAGCCGAGGAAAGGAGGTGCAGACCGACAAAAGCTACACCAGCCaaatgaaaaaggaaaaacaggACGAGGATAAAGATAAGGAGGAAAAGAAAGAGTGA